A segment of the Longimicrobiales bacterium genome:
AGGGCGAGGAGTACTCACTTCCGCGTCCACACCTTCCTCGCCAGCCGACTCCTCGGAAACGACGGCGGCCGAGTCCACGTCGGGCCCGACGGTCGCCGGGTCCAATAGAGCGATCGAGGGTGTGTCGACGAGAGTGGCCACGGCGACCGAATCAGGCACAGAGTCTCCCTCCACCGAACCAACGTTATCGAACGCGGACGGTCCCGCCTTGCACCCCGCCACGAACGCGACGGCGAGGAGCATCCCAACGAAGCGGGTCACCAATGCGAAGCCCGTGGCGACCCGGCTAATAGGAGCGCAGAGACGGATCTACCTCAGCCCTCCAGCCCAAGACGCCACCGGTCATGTTCAACACGCGTTCGTGACCATGTCGCATCAGAAGCGTTGCCGCCCATTCGCTCCGCTGCCCGCTGCGGCAATAGAGAACGACCTCCTGACTCGGATCGATCTCAGACATGCGCTGCATGAACTCGCCGGTCGGGATCCGAAGCTGGCCGTATTCGGGGAGGTCGGCGATCGCGAGTTCGAAGGATTCTCGCACGTCGACGAGAAGAAGAACGTCTCCATTGTCGAGCCTCGCCTTGAGGTCGGTCGGGGAGATCACGGGTACGTCGATTTCGTTCATCGATCGATCACGAGGTCATGAGGTCCGCCAGCAGGTCAGCGGTGCGTTCCGCCGCCCCTCGATGGGCGTCAATATAGCCGAAGGCGCGCTTGCCGGCGTAGTCGCGGGCAGCCTTGTCTCGCAGCCACTCTAGCACCGTTTGTGCCAACTCCTCGGCATCGTTCGCCACCTTTGCAGCCTGAGCCTCTATAAGATCTTGAGCCGCGTGCGTATTAGTGTGAGCGGGCCCGAAGATCACTGGGATGCCTGCCGCGGCAGGTTCGAGAACCGAGTGAAGACCGTCCTCGTGATAGCCTCCTCCTACATAAGCCATGTCGCCGATCGTGTAGAGGTGAGCGAGAACTCCAACCCGATCAACGACCACCGCGTCGACCCCCTTAGCGCCATCCCGTTCGACCTCCATCAGCGTGCGCGCTTCGCCCAGTTCTAGCTGAAGCATCTCCACAAGATCCACGACGATGCCGGGCTCTGGTTCATGAGGTGCAACGATCACACGTAGCTCGGGCGCCTCATCGAGTACCCGTTTCAATGCGGGGATCAAGACCGACTCATCCGACGGCCACGTCGAACCGGCGACTAGAGTCGGCCTGGGCTCCTCACGAAAGCGCGCCAAGTAAGAGGCGCTCGAATCGCATTTCCGTGCCCGAAACGCAGCTGAGTCGACCCCAGGGTCTCCCGTCGTCCGCACGACCTTCGCACCCAAGGACCGGAACCGAGCAGCATCCTTCTCACCCACGGCAAACACCCAATCGAGCCGCGCCCAAGTCTTCCGGAGAAAAATGCGGGCAGGCAACCGGAGTCGTCCGGCGTTCTCCGGAAGGGTCCCAGCCACGAGACAGACTTTAGCGCCTCGCCGCCTCGCCTGTTCCACGAGGACAGGCCAAACCTCAGTCTTAGTGAAGACGACCAGGTCGGGTTGCAGTGCATCGAGTACCGGCGCGATCACCGATTCGAGGTCCCACGGCAGGTAGGCGGTCACGTCCGCTGACATCTCCTTCTCGATGCTGAGTGCCGAAGGAGAGAAATAGGTGAAGACGAACTGTGCGGTGGGGCGTGCGGCCTTCAAAGCATCCATCACAGCACGAGCCTGGAGGCCCTCTCCAACGGACGGGGCATGCACCCAAACCGTAGGGCGGCCGAGGTCCCGTGTCGACCTACCCCACGCGATGAGTCTCTCGTGCGCGGCCTCACGACCGCGCATCCCGACGGCGAACTTCGACGACCCCGACCGAAATAAGGGCGTCCCTCTGCGAAGGACCGCCAAGGCCGCGGAATAGAGGAGGTGGGTGAGACTCATAGAAGGAGGATAGATGGGCGCACGTGCAGCCGGTAGATTGCGGGATGAACTTCCAAGTGACGGCCCGCTATGGCGGACGCTCCCAGCGCTATCACACATTCGTGGTAGACGCGCCCGATGCGAAGGCTGCCCTTCTCTCCGCTGCCGATGCGTTACCGCCTGAAATCGCTCCTGAGACGGATCTGATCGAGATTCGTGTCGCGGTGGATCCCGACAAGCGGAGTTACATGGAGGAAGGCCAATGACCAAGCGCCGCGTCGTCCGAGCGTCCTTGGGCGTGGTGGCCGCCTTGTTAATGGTCGGGGCGTGGGCGTGTTCGCCGATCTACGTGTTGAAGGCCGGCATCGCAGAGATGAAGATCCTGCGCGCTCGGCAGGACATCCCAGAGGTCTTGGCCGACCCGAACACGGATCCGGAGACACGTGGCAAGCTCTCCTTCGTTCTGGAAGCACGCCGGTTCGCCGCGAATGAGTTGGGGATCGACGTAGGTGACTCCTACACGATGTACACCAAACTCGACCGGGACACGCTGGCCCTGGTCGTGTCCGCAGCACACAAGGACAGGTTGGTCCCGAAGACGTGGTGGTTCCCCATCGTCGGTCGTATGCCGTACAAGGGATACTTCTCGCTGGATGGCGCACAGAACGCCCAAGCCGAGCTCGAGAAAGAGGGTTTCGACACATATCTCAGGCCGACCGCCGCATTTAGCACATTAGGGTGGTTCAACGACCCCATACTCTCCACGGTCCTACGCGCGGATGACGTCGAGGTGGTAGAGACGGTGCTCCACGAACTCTCACACCAATACCTGTTCGTGCCCGGCCAGGTGGGCTTCAATGAGAGCTTCGCGACATTCGTCGGTCGCGCCGGTGCAGCCCAATTCTTTTGCACGCGTGACGGTGGCGGTACGGACACAGTGAAGTGCCTGCGGGCGCAGGCGCGCTGGCGGGATTACCAACGCTTCAGCGTGTTCATCGACGAAATGATGGAGGAGTTAGAGGGCATCTACGACGACCCTGCTCTCGGGTACGAAGACAAGATCTCGACCCGAGAGGACGTCTTCGATCGGTCGATCGCTCATTTCGACGCATCGGTCGCGCCGACCTTCGAGTCGGTCACCTTCAGCGGCTTTCGAAATACACCTCTTAACAACGCGACACTGCTTGCTAGAATCAGGTACTACCATCGGTTGCCGGACTTCGCGGCGCTACTCGCGGAGAGAGGCGGAAATCTGACCTTGGTCCTCTCAGAACTTCGATCGGGCGTCGACGACGTGGATGACCCGTTCGAATTGCTGCCACGAGACGGAGGCTAGACGGACCGGGTCAGATCCTCGCTTGGACCGTATAGAGCTGATGATACCGGCCTTCCTTAGCGATCAGCTCGTCGTGTTTCCCACGCTCGACGATCTCACCGTCCTCGATCACGAGGATCAGATCCGCGCGTTGGATCGTCGACAACCTGTGAGCGATCACGAACGTGGTACGAGACTTCATCAACTCCGCGAGGCTCTTCTGAATGAGGGATTCACTCTCCGTATCCAGTGAAGACGTCGCTTCATCGAGAAGCAGGACCCGTGGATTCGCGAGAATGGCCCGAGCAATGGTCACCCGTTGTCTCTGGCCACCTGACAACTTCACGCCTCGTTCCCCGATAATCGTCTCGAGCCCATCCGGGAATCGGTCTGTGAACTCGGTCACGTAAGCCTGCTCGGCGGCGGATCGGACGTCGTCGTCTGAAGCGCCGGGGCGGGCGAACAGCAGATTGTCGCGAATGGTCCCGTCGAAGAGGAAATCGTCCTGCAGAACGAGGCCCAGCTGGTCTCTATAGCTCGCCAGCTTCACCTCGCGAAGATCAATACCGTCCACGAACACTCTGCCCTCATCAGGCTCCAAGAACGTGGCCGCGAGGCCAGCCAGCGTGGACTTTCCTGACCCAGAACTCCCGACCAGCGCGATCACGGTGCCTGGGTCGGCCTCGAAGTTGATCCCCTTGAGGACTGCCTTGTCCTCGTCGTACTGGAAATACACGTCCTCGAACTTCACGTGTCCGTTTACCGGTGGCATTTCGATTGTGCGCCGTGGGTCATCATCCTCCTTAGGCCAGCTCAGAAGTTCCGAGGTCCGGTCCAGCCCGGCAAACGCCTCCGTCATCTGGGTCCCGATGTTGGCCATCTGGATCACAGGCGCGATCAGGAAACCCAGGAAGAGCGTGAACGAGAACAGTTCACCAATCGTGAGCTGGTCTAGAATGATGAGGCGACCACCATAGCCCATGACGAGCACGCTCGCGGTTCCCATAAAGAAGGCACCCAAACTAGTGACGGTGCTCGACGTCGTGAGCGTCGTCTTCACGTTGTCGAAAATCCGCATCACCCCGTCGTGGAAAATCTCCGATTCCTTGTCGACGGCGTGGAATCCCTTGATGACCCGAATGCCGCCGAGGGCCTCAGTGAGTCGACCTGTTACTTCCGCTCGGATCTTCCCGCGCTCACGAAATGCCGGACGTAGTGTTTTGAACGCACGCGTCGATACAACCGCGAAGGCACCAAGCGGCACGATGGCTAGAGCGGTCATCACCGGGCTGATGCCGACCAGGTACACGAACGCGATAATCGCGGTCACCGTGCCTCCCACGAGCTGTACCAGCCCGGTGCCGACGAGATTCCGAACTCCTTCGACATCGTCCATGATCCGCGACACGAGTTCACCGGACTTCGTGTTGTCGAAAACGCGTACTGGAAGCTGGAGCACGTGCTTTTGAACTTGAGACCTGAGGCTGGCGATGAGGTGTTGGGCCTCCACACTGAGCAGCATGGTCAGGGAATACGACGTCGCGGCCTGCACGATCACCGCTCCACCAACAGCACTCAGCAGGATGTAAAGCATCCTGAGGTCGGCGTTCGCGATCACGTTGTCAATCAAGTATCGCGTGGATGCCGGTAGAACGAGGCCCGCCATCCGGTTGAACATGATCAGCATAAGCCCGATTAAGAGCAGCTTTCTCCGGGGCCAAATAATCTCTTCGAAAGCGGCCTTCAGGCTCGCGCCGGAGATCTTCTTTTGGGTTTTCTTATCGGACATTTAGGGCAGGTGTCGGCGTGAAAGCGGCAGGCAGTGTACCCGGGGTCCAGCCCCGGGTGCCTTGGGGGCCCAAAGGGCGACGAGGAATGAACTGGGACTGCCTTCCATTAGGAACCTCGAGGGGGTAAGCCCAAGCAGATCACACACCTACCGAAATGGCGAACAGACACCCTAGTCGTAAGGCTCAGGCACCCTTGGGTGACCCTTGTCCGGCGTGTAGGTTAGCGGTTCTTCCATGCATTCCCGGTACCCGGCAGCAGTCGCCGGCCCCCTAATAGAAGTCCCGTCATGTCCAACGAAGAACGCGTCGGCTACGACCCGTCAGCCATCGAAGAGAAGTGGCAGCGCCTGTGGGACGAGCGTGGCACCAACTCGCACACTCGCGAAGAGATCGAGAACGCCGAAAACCCGTTCTACAACCTCATGATGTTCCCCTACCCCTCCGCTGAGGGACTTCACGTGGGCAACATCTACGCGTTCACGGGCGCCGACGTGCACGGGCGTTTCCAGCGGATGCAGGGCCGCCAAGTCTTCGAGCCGATCGGATTTGATGCGTTTGGGATCCACTCGGAGAACTTCGCGCTGAAGATCGGCTCGCACCCGATGGATCTAATCCCGTCGAACGTGAAGAACTTCACGCGCCAACTCCGGCGTACGGGCGGGATGTTCGATTGGGACCACGCCGTCGATACCACGGACCCGTCCTACTACAAGTGGACGCAGTGGCTCTTCTTGCAGCTCTTCAAGGCAGGGCTGGCCGAGCGAAAAGAAGCGCCAGTGAATTGGTGCCCATCGTGCATGACCGTGCTGGCCAACGAGCAGGTGATCGGAGGAGAGTGCGAGCGATGCGGGACCCCGGTCGAGCAACGCAGGATCGCCCAATGGTTCTTTAAGATCACCAACTACGCGCAGCGGCTGCTCGACAACCTGGCGGATATCGACTGGTCGGACACGACGCGGAAAGCGCAGGGCAACTGGATCGGTCGGAGCGAAGGGGCTCAGCTGCACTTCCCCGTTCTCGACGGCGAAGGCAACGAGACTGACATGAAGGTCGAGGTCTACACGACCCGACCTGACACAGTCTTCGGTGCGACGTACATCGTGCTGTCGCCGGAACACCCAATGGTGGACGCCATTACAGAGGACGGGCACCGTCCGCCCGTCTTCGCATACCGTGAGGAAGCCAAACGCACCGACCTGGTCGCACGTCAGAAGAATGATAAGACGAAGACCGGTGTGTTCACGGGCGGCCACTGCCACAACCCTGCCACCGGCGAGGCGATTCCGATCTGGATCGCCGACTATGTGCTGATGGAGTACGGCACCGGCGCCATCATGGCCGTACCAGGACACGACGAGCGCGACTTCGACTTCGCGACCCAGTTCGACCTGCCGATCTTACGGGTCGTGGCCGGTCCGGACGACAGCGCGGACACGCCGCTCGAAGAGGCCTACGCTGGGCCGGGCACCTTGGTGCATTCTGGCCAGTTCGACGGCACCGACGTGAGCGAGTCTGTCGGCATTGTCACAGACTGGGCCGCAGGGAACGGTTGGGGCGAAGGCAAGGTCAACTTCCGCCTACACGACTGGTGTATCTCAAGGCAACGATACTGGGGCCCGCCAATCCCGATCATCCACTGCGATGAATGTGGCTTCGTGCCCGTGCCCGAGACGGACCTACCGGTCATTCTACCTCGCGTTGAGGACTTCAAGCCGGACGATTCCGGCATCAGCCCCCTCGCTCGGGTGGAAGAGTGGTATCAGACCACCTGCCCAGAGTGCGGAGCCGACGCTCGACGCGAGACCGACGTGTCAGACACGTTTCTGGACTCGGGTTGGTACTACCTACGTTATCCGTCGACCGACTTCGACGACAAGCCGTTCGATTCAGTCGTCACTAGCAAGTGGTTGCCGGTCGACGTGTACATCGGTGGCAACGAGCATGCGGTCCTGCATCTCATGTACTCTCGCTTCCTGAGCATGGTGCTGAAGGACCTGGGCCACATCGACTTCGAGGAACCGTTTACGCGGTTCCGGGCGCACGGGCTGATCATCGCCGAAGGTGCGAAGATGTCGAAGTCGAAGGGCAATGTGATTGTCCCCGACCCCATCATCGACGAATACGGCGCGGACACGTTCCGCACATATCTCATGTTCTTGGGGCCGTACGAAGAGGGTGGCGACTACCGCGCCGAGGGCATTCAGGGCCCATACGGGTTCCTGCATCGTCTTTTCGATACGGCCATGTCTGCAGGAGACGCGCCCGCAGACGTCGATGTGGAGCGTAAGGTCCATCAGACCATCAAGCAGACGACCGAGCAGATGCCTAAGCTCGGGTTCAACACGTCGGTCGCTGCCATGATGGAGTGCCTGAACACCATTCGCTCCGGGGGCCGCCAGGCGAGCCGCTCAGAAGTCGAACCGTTGATCCGAATGATCGCCCCATTCGCCCCGCATATGGCCGAAGAGATCTGGGAGCACTACGGACACGAAGGAAGCATCTTCGACGGCAAGCACTGGCCGTCGTATGATGAGGCCAAGACGGTGGAAAGCACCGTGAAGGTCGCGGTCCAGGTAAACGGGAAGCTGCGTGGGACGATCGGGGTGGCACCAGATACCGCAGAAGCAGAAGTGATCGCCGCAGCCCGCGCCGACGAGAACGTCGCGCGTCATTTAGAAGGTGTGGAGGAACGTCGCGTGATTCATGTACCGGGCCGTCTCGTCAACTTCGTCGTCGGATGAGTGACGTCGAACAGTTAGCCATCGATGCAGTCCGCGTCCTTTCCATGGACGCGGTCCAGAAAGCCAACTCGGGCCACCCCGGGACTCCGATGGCGCTTGCGCCGGTCGGGTATGTGCTCTTCCACCGACACCTCCGTCACAACCCGACCGACCCAGACTGGATCGATCGCGACCGGTTCGTGCTCTCGGTAGGTCATGCCTCCATGCTCATCTATTCGTTGCTGCATTTGAGCGGCTACGAACTGAGCGCGCAGGACATCGAGAACTTCCGGCAGTGGGGATCACCCACAGCCGGCCATCCGGAATACGGGCACGTACCGGGCGTCGAAACAACAACCGGTCCGCTCGGTCAGGGTGTCGCGAACTCGGTGGGGATGGCACTCACGGAACGCTGGCTCGCGACGCGCTTCAACCGCCCCGGACACGAGATCGTCGACCACTTCACCTACGCGCTCTGCTCCGATGGCGACGTGATGGAAGGTGTATCGCACGAAGCAGCCGCGATCGCCGGTCATCAGAAGCTCGGCAAACTCATGTGGATCTGGGACGACAATAAGATCACCATCGAGGGTGGCACCGATCTTTCGATGTCGACGGACCACGCGAAGCGCTTTGAGAGCTACGGCTGGCATGTGGTGCACGTACACGACGGCAACGATCTCGAAGCCATCGACTTGGCGATCACCGAAGCCAAGAACGAAACCGAGCGTCCTTCGCTAGTCGTATTGCGGACTGTCATCGCATACGGAAGCCCAGGCAAGGCCGGCACGTCAGCATCTCACGGAGCAGCGCTCGGCGAAGACGAAGTCAAAGCTACGAAGGAGAATCTCGGCTACCCGTCCCTCGAGCCCTTCCATGTGGACGACGGCGCGAAGGCACATTGGCGCACCTGCGTCGACAAGGGTGAGCGTATTCAGGATACCTGGAACGCGCGCTTTAGCGTATACGCTGCTGAGTTCCCCGCATTGGCTGCCGAATACCTCGGCGCAATCGCAGGCGAACTGCCCACCGGGTGGGACGATGAAGTCCCTGACCTTTCCAACGTGGAGAAGGGCGACGCCACGCGCGGCTGGTCGGGCAAGGTCATCCAGGGAGTCGCCGCCGGTCTTCCCAACCTGATCGGTGGCTCCGCCGACTTGGGCGGATCCAACAAGACGGACATTGCCGGAGCGGAGAGCCTCCTGCCGGAAACGCCCGGTGGCCGTGTCGTCCACTACGGTGTCCGCGAACACGCCATGGGATCGATCATGAACGGCATGGTCCTGCACGGTGGAGTCAGGCCGTATGCGGGCACGTTCTTGATCTTTTC
Coding sequences within it:
- a CDS encoding aminopeptidase, with amino-acid sequence MTKRRVVRASLGVVAALLMVGAWACSPIYVLKAGIAEMKILRARQDIPEVLADPNTDPETRGKLSFVLEARRFAANELGIDVGDSYTMYTKLDRDTLALVVSAAHKDRLVPKTWWFPIVGRMPYKGYFSLDGAQNAQAELEKEGFDTYLRPTAAFSTLGWFNDPILSTVLRADDVEVVETVLHELSHQYLFVPGQVGFNESFATFVGRAGAAQFFCTRDGGGTDTVKCLRAQARWRDYQRFSVFIDEMMEELEGIYDDPALGYEDKISTREDVFDRSIAHFDASVAPTFESVTFSGFRNTPLNNATLLARIRYYHRLPDFAALLAERGGNLTLVLSELRSGVDDVDDPFELLPRDGG
- the tkt gene encoding transketolase; the encoded protein is MSDVEQLAIDAVRVLSMDAVQKANSGHPGTPMALAPVGYVLFHRHLRHNPTDPDWIDRDRFVLSVGHASMLIYSLLHLSGYELSAQDIENFRQWGSPTAGHPEYGHVPGVETTTGPLGQGVANSVGMALTERWLATRFNRPGHEIVDHFTYALCSDGDVMEGVSHEAAAIAGHQKLGKLMWIWDDNKITIEGGTDLSMSTDHAKRFESYGWHVVHVHDGNDLEAIDLAITEAKNETERPSLVVLRTVIAYGSPGKAGTSASHGAALGEDEVKATKENLGYPSLEPFHVDDGAKAHWRTCVDKGERIQDTWNARFSVYAAEFPALAAEYLGAIAGELPTGWDDEVPDLSNVEKGDATRGWSGKVIQGVAAGLPNLIGGSADLGGSNKTDIAGAESLLPETPGGRVVHYGVREHAMGSIMNGMVLHGGVRPYAGTFLIFSDYMRPAIRLAGLMGLPVVYVFSHDSIGLGEDGPTHQPVEQLPALRAIPNVCDLRPGDAAETEVAWRVAVERTDGPSWLALSRQKVAVYDRSQVASAEGLRRGAYVFQDASNGTPVAIVMASGSELELAVAARDRLEAEGIPTRVVSFPSWHLFQQQDSEYRDSVLPSSIKNRVSIEAASTFGWIRWTGDAGHSVGIDHFGASAPAEVLYEKFGVTVDAVVEAVKAAR
- the leuS gene encoding leucine--tRNA ligase, whose amino-acid sequence is MSNEERVGYDPSAIEEKWQRLWDERGTNSHTREEIENAENPFYNLMMFPYPSAEGLHVGNIYAFTGADVHGRFQRMQGRQVFEPIGFDAFGIHSENFALKIGSHPMDLIPSNVKNFTRQLRRTGGMFDWDHAVDTTDPSYYKWTQWLFLQLFKAGLAERKEAPVNWCPSCMTVLANEQVIGGECERCGTPVEQRRIAQWFFKITNYAQRLLDNLADIDWSDTTRKAQGNWIGRSEGAQLHFPVLDGEGNETDMKVEVYTTRPDTVFGATYIVLSPEHPMVDAITEDGHRPPVFAYREEAKRTDLVARQKNDKTKTGVFTGGHCHNPATGEAIPIWIADYVLMEYGTGAIMAVPGHDERDFDFATQFDLPILRVVAGPDDSADTPLEEAYAGPGTLVHSGQFDGTDVSESVGIVTDWAAGNGWGEGKVNFRLHDWCISRQRYWGPPIPIIHCDECGFVPVPETDLPVILPRVEDFKPDDSGISPLARVEEWYQTTCPECGADARRETDVSDTFLDSGWYYLRYPSTDFDDKPFDSVVTSKWLPVDVYIGGNEHAVLHLMYSRFLSMVLKDLGHIDFEEPFTRFRAHGLIIAEGAKMSKSKGNVIVPDPIIDEYGADTFRTYLMFLGPYEEGGDYRAEGIQGPYGFLHRLFDTAMSAGDAPADVDVERKVHQTIKQTTEQMPKLGFNTSVAAMMECLNTIRSGGRQASRSEVEPLIRMIAPFAPHMAEEIWEHYGHEGSIFDGKHWPSYDEAKTVESTVKVAVQVNGKLRGTIGVAPDTAEAEVIAAARADENVARHLEGVEERRVIHVPGRLVNFVVG
- a CDS encoding ABC transporter ATP-binding protein yields the protein MSDKKTQKKISGASLKAAFEEIIWPRRKLLLIGLMLIMFNRMAGLVLPASTRYLIDNVIANADLRMLYILLSAVGGAVIVQAATSYSLTMLLSVEAQHLIASLRSQVQKHVLQLPVRVFDNTKSGELVSRIMDDVEGVRNLVGTGLVQLVGGTVTAIIAFVYLVGISPVMTALAIVPLGAFAVVSTRAFKTLRPAFRERGKIRAEVTGRLTEALGGIRVIKGFHAVDKESEIFHDGVMRIFDNVKTTLTTSSTVTSLGAFFMGTASVLVMGYGGRLIILDQLTIGELFSFTLFLGFLIAPVIQMANIGTQMTEAFAGLDRTSELLSWPKEDDDPRRTIEMPPVNGHVKFEDVYFQYDEDKAVLKGINFEADPGTVIALVGSSGSGKSTLAGLAATFLEPDEGRVFVDGIDLREVKLASYRDQLGLVLQDDFLFDGTIRDNLLFARPGASDDDVRSAAEQAYVTEFTDRFPDGLETIIGERGVKLSGGQRQRVTIARAILANPRVLLLDEATSSLDTESESLIQKSLAELMKSRTTFVIAHRLSTIQRADLILVIEDGEIVERGKHDELIAKEGRYHQLYTVQARI
- a CDS encoding rhodanese-like domain-containing protein, giving the protein MNEIDVPVISPTDLKARLDNGDVLLLVDVRESFELAIADLPEYGQLRIPTGEFMQRMSEIDPSQEVVLYCRSGQRSEWAATLLMRHGHERVLNMTGGVLGWRAEVDPSLRSY
- a CDS encoding glycosyltransferase N-terminal domain-containing protein; amino-acid sequence: MSLTHLLYSAALAVLRRGTPLFRSGSSKFAVGMRGREAAHERLIAWGRSTRDLGRPTVWVHAPSVGEGLQARAVMDALKAARPTAQFVFTYFSPSALSIEKEMSADVTAYLPWDLESVIAPVLDALQPDLVVFTKTEVWPVLVEQARRRGAKVCLVAGTLPENAGRLRLPARIFLRKTWARLDWVFAVGEKDAARFRSLGAKVVRTTGDPGVDSAAFRARKCDSSASYLARFREEPRPTLVAGSTWPSDESVLIPALKRVLDEAPELRVIVAPHEPEPGIVVDLVEMLQLELGEARTLMEVERDGAKGVDAVVVDRVGVLAHLYTIGDMAYVGGGYHEDGLHSVLEPAAAGIPVIFGPAHTNTHAAQDLIEAQAAKVANDAEELAQTVLEWLRDKAARDYAGKRAFGYIDAHRGAAERTADLLADLMTS